The Manduca sexta isolate Smith_Timp_Sample1 chromosome 17, JHU_Msex_v1.0, whole genome shotgun sequence genome includes a window with the following:
- the LOC115451194 gene encoding armadillo segment polarity protein isoform X1: MSYQIPSSQSRTMSHSNYGGSDVPMAPSKEQQTLMWQQNSYLVDSGINSGAATQVPSLTGKEDDEMEGDQLMFDLDQGFAQGFSQEQVDDMNQQLSQTRSQRVRAAMFPETLEEGIEIPSTQLDPAQPTAVQRLAEPSQMLKHAVVNLINYQDDADLATRAIPELIKLLNDEDQVVVSQAAMMVHQLSKKEASRHAIMNSPQMVAALVRAISNSNDLETTKGAVGTLHNLSHHRQGLLAIFKSGGIPALVKLLSSPVESVLFYAITTLHNLLLHQDGSKMAVRLAGGLQKMVALLQRNNVKFLAIVTDCLQILAYGNQESKLIILASQGPIELVRIMRSYDYEKLLWTTSRVLKVLSVCSSNKPAIVEAGGMQALAMHLGNPSGRLVQNCLWTLRNLSDAATKVEGLEGLLQSLVQVLASTDVNIVTCAAGILSNLTCNNQRNKVVVCQAGGVDALVRTVVSAGDREEITEPAVCALRHLTSRHVESEMAQNAVRLHYGLPVIVKLLQPPSRWPLVKAVVGLVRNLALCPANYAPLREHGAVHHLVRLLMRAFNDTQRQRTSSAGGVGAVGSGGAGGAGGAYADGVRMEEIVEGAVGALHILARETHNRQLIRQQNVIPIFVQLLFNEIENIQRVAAGVLCELAVEKEGAEMIEAEGATAPLTELLHSRNEGVATYAAAVLFRMSEDKPQDYKKRLSMELTNSLFRDDHQMWSNDLAIQSDIQDMLGPEQGYEGLYGTRPSFHQQGYDQIPIDSMQGLEIGSGFGMDMDIGDADGAGAASADLAFPEPPHDNNNVAAWYDTDL; the protein is encoded by the exons ATGAGCTATCAGATTCCTTCTTCACAAAGCCGAacaa TGTCGCATAGCAACTATGGCGGGTCTGATGTTCCAATGGCGCCAAGTAAGGAGCAACAGACCCTCATGTGGCAGCAGAACTCATACTTGGTTGATTCTGGCATCAACTCCGGAGCTGCTACTCAG GTGCCATCACTTACTGGCAAGGAAGATGACGAGATGGAAGGAGATCAGCTGATGTTTGATCTGGACCAAGGGTTTGCCCAGGGGTTCTCTCAGGAGCAAGTAGAtg ACATGAACCAGCAGTTGTCACAGACGCGGTCGCAGCGTGTCCGCGCGGCCATGTTCCCAGAGACCCTGGAGGAGGGTATTGAGATCCCGTCCACTCAGCTGGACCCCGCTCAGCCGACTGCCGTTCAGCGGCTCGCTGAACCGTCGCAGATGTTGAAGCATGCTGTCGTCAATTTGATCAACTATCAAGATGATGCTGATTTGGCTACcag GGCTATCCCAGAATTGATCAAGTTACTCAATGATGAAGATCAGGTAGTTGTGTCCCAAGCTGCCATGATGGTCCACCAGCTCTCCAAGAAGGAGGCTTCGCGCCATGCCATCATGAACTCCCCTCAGATGGTCGCCGCCTTAGTCCGCGCGATTTCTAACAGCAATGACCTTGAAACTACTAAAGGAGCAGTTGGAACCTTGCATAACTTGTCCCACCATCGCCAAGGTTTGCTTGCTATCTTCAAGAGTGGCGGTATCCCGGCCTTGGTGAAGCTTCTGAGTTCACCAGTGGAGTCGGTGCTGTTCTACGCCATCACCACTCTTCACAACCTTCTGTTACACCAAGATGGGTCCAAAATGGCGGTCCGTCTTGCTGGAGGCTTGCAGAAAATGGTAGCTCTGCTTCAGAGGAACAATGTGAAGTTCCTAGCTATTGTTACTGATTGCCTGCAGATTTTGGCGTATGGTAACCAGGAATCGAAACTGATTATCCTGGCATCTCAGGGACCCATCGAGCTGGTCCGCATCATGCGCTCCTACGATTACGAGAAGTTGCTATGGACCACCTCTAGGGTTTTGAAA GTACTGTCCGTGTGCTCGAGCAACAAGCCCGCGATCGTGGAAGCCGGCGGCATGCAGGCTCTGGCCATGCACCTCGGCAACCCGAGTGGACGTCTCGTGCAGAACTGCCTCTGGACGTTGAGGAATCTTTCTGATGCTGCTACTAAG GTGGAAGGACTGGAGGGACTGCTCCAGAGCTTGGTGCAGGTACTCGCCTCCACTGACGTAAACATCGTCACCTGTGCCGCTGGAATACTCTCCAACTTGACTTGCAACAACCAACGCAACAAG GTGGTGGTGTGCCAGGCCGGCGGCGTGGACGCGCTCGTGCGCACCGTGGTGTCGGCCGGCGACCGCGAGGAGATCACCGAGCCCGCCGTGTGCGCGCTGCGCCACCTCACCTCGCGCCACGTCGAGAGCGAGATGGCGCAGAACGCCGTGCGGCTGCACTACGGGCTGCCG GTGATAGTGAAGCTGCTGCAGCCACCATCGCGCTGGCCGCTGGTGAAGGCGGTGGTGGGGCTGGTGCGCAACCTGGCGCTGTGTCCCGCCAACTACGCGCCGCTGCGGGAACACGGCGCCGTGCACCACCTCGTGCGCCTGCTCATGCGCGCATTCAACGACACACAGCGA CAACGCACGTCGTCTGCGGGCGGCGTGGGCGCGGTGGggtcgggcggcgcgggcggcgcgggcggcgcgtaCGCGGACGGCGTGCGCATGGAGGAGATCGTGGAGGGCGCCGTGGGCGCGCTGCACATCCTCGCGCGCGAGACGCACAACCGGCAGCTCATACGGCAGCAGAACGTCATACCCATCTTCGTGCAGCTGCTCTTCAACGAGATTGAGAATATACAG CGTGTGGCTGCCGGTGTGCTGTGTGAGCTGGCGGTTGAGAAGGAAGGCGCCGAAATGATAGAGGCTGAAGGAGCCACTGCTCCACTCACTGAACTGTTGCATTCGAGGAATGAAG GGGTAGCAACATACGCAGCGGCGGTGTTATTCCGCATGTCCGAGGATAAGCCGCAAGACTACAAGAAGAGGCTGTCCATGGAGCTGACCAACTCGCTGTTCCGCGACGACCATCAGATGTGGTCCAACGATCTCGCCATTCAATCCGATATACAG GATATGCTCGGCCCAGAGCAGGGATATGAGGGGCTATACGGCACACGACCGTCGTTTCACCAGCAAG GCTATGACCAAATACCGATAGACTCGATGCAAGGCTTGGAGATTGGGTCCGGGTTCGGCATGGACATGGACATCGGCGACGCGGACGGCGCCGGCGCAGCATCCGCAGACCTCGCTTTCCCCGAACCGCCGCACGACAACAACAACGTCGCCGCCTGGTACGACACCGACCTGTAG
- the LOC115451194 gene encoding armadillo segment polarity protein isoform X2, with product MSYQIPSSQSRTMSHSNYGGSDVPMAPSKEQQTLMWQQNSYLVDSGINSGAATQVPSLTGKEDDEMEGDQLMFDLDQGFAQGFSQEQVDDMNQQLSQTRSQRVRAAMFPETLEEGIEIPSTQLDPAQPTAVQRLAEPSQMLKHAVVNLINYQDDADLATRAIPELIKLLNDEDQVVVSQAAMMVHQLSKKEASRHAIMNSPQMVAALVRAISNSNDLETTKGAVGTLHNLSHHRQGLLAIFKSGGIPALVKLLSSPVESVLFYAITTLHNLLLHQDGSKMAVRLAGGLQKMVALLQRNNVKFLAIVTDCLQILAYGNQESKLIILASQGPIELVRIMRSYDYEKLLWTTSRVLKVLSVCSSNKPAIVEAGGMQALAMHLGNPSGRLVQNCLWTLRNLSDAATKVEGLEGLLQSLVQVLASTDVNIVTCAAGILSNLTCNNQRNKVVVCQAGGVDALVRTVVSAGDREEITEPAVCALRHLTSRHVESEMAQNAVRLHYGLPVIVKLLQPPSRWPLVKAVVGLVRNLALCPANYAPLREHGAVHHLVRLLMRAFNDTQRQRTSSAGGVGAVGSGGAGGAGGAYADGVRMEEIVEGAVGALHILARETHNRQLIRQQNVIPIFVQLLFNEIENIQRVAAGVLCELAVEKEGAEMIEAEGATAPLTELLHSRNEGVATYAAAVLFRMSEDKPQDYKKRLSMELTNSLFRDDHQMWSNDLAIQSDIQDMLGPEQGYEGLYGTRPSFHQQA from the exons ATGAGCTATCAGATTCCTTCTTCACAAAGCCGAacaa TGTCGCATAGCAACTATGGCGGGTCTGATGTTCCAATGGCGCCAAGTAAGGAGCAACAGACCCTCATGTGGCAGCAGAACTCATACTTGGTTGATTCTGGCATCAACTCCGGAGCTGCTACTCAG GTGCCATCACTTACTGGCAAGGAAGATGACGAGATGGAAGGAGATCAGCTGATGTTTGATCTGGACCAAGGGTTTGCCCAGGGGTTCTCTCAGGAGCAAGTAGAtg ACATGAACCAGCAGTTGTCACAGACGCGGTCGCAGCGTGTCCGCGCGGCCATGTTCCCAGAGACCCTGGAGGAGGGTATTGAGATCCCGTCCACTCAGCTGGACCCCGCTCAGCCGACTGCCGTTCAGCGGCTCGCTGAACCGTCGCAGATGTTGAAGCATGCTGTCGTCAATTTGATCAACTATCAAGATGATGCTGATTTGGCTACcag GGCTATCCCAGAATTGATCAAGTTACTCAATGATGAAGATCAGGTAGTTGTGTCCCAAGCTGCCATGATGGTCCACCAGCTCTCCAAGAAGGAGGCTTCGCGCCATGCCATCATGAACTCCCCTCAGATGGTCGCCGCCTTAGTCCGCGCGATTTCTAACAGCAATGACCTTGAAACTACTAAAGGAGCAGTTGGAACCTTGCATAACTTGTCCCACCATCGCCAAGGTTTGCTTGCTATCTTCAAGAGTGGCGGTATCCCGGCCTTGGTGAAGCTTCTGAGTTCACCAGTGGAGTCGGTGCTGTTCTACGCCATCACCACTCTTCACAACCTTCTGTTACACCAAGATGGGTCCAAAATGGCGGTCCGTCTTGCTGGAGGCTTGCAGAAAATGGTAGCTCTGCTTCAGAGGAACAATGTGAAGTTCCTAGCTATTGTTACTGATTGCCTGCAGATTTTGGCGTATGGTAACCAGGAATCGAAACTGATTATCCTGGCATCTCAGGGACCCATCGAGCTGGTCCGCATCATGCGCTCCTACGATTACGAGAAGTTGCTATGGACCACCTCTAGGGTTTTGAAA GTACTGTCCGTGTGCTCGAGCAACAAGCCCGCGATCGTGGAAGCCGGCGGCATGCAGGCTCTGGCCATGCACCTCGGCAACCCGAGTGGACGTCTCGTGCAGAACTGCCTCTGGACGTTGAGGAATCTTTCTGATGCTGCTACTAAG GTGGAAGGACTGGAGGGACTGCTCCAGAGCTTGGTGCAGGTACTCGCCTCCACTGACGTAAACATCGTCACCTGTGCCGCTGGAATACTCTCCAACTTGACTTGCAACAACCAACGCAACAAG GTGGTGGTGTGCCAGGCCGGCGGCGTGGACGCGCTCGTGCGCACCGTGGTGTCGGCCGGCGACCGCGAGGAGATCACCGAGCCCGCCGTGTGCGCGCTGCGCCACCTCACCTCGCGCCACGTCGAGAGCGAGATGGCGCAGAACGCCGTGCGGCTGCACTACGGGCTGCCG GTGATAGTGAAGCTGCTGCAGCCACCATCGCGCTGGCCGCTGGTGAAGGCGGTGGTGGGGCTGGTGCGCAACCTGGCGCTGTGTCCCGCCAACTACGCGCCGCTGCGGGAACACGGCGCCGTGCACCACCTCGTGCGCCTGCTCATGCGCGCATTCAACGACACACAGCGA CAACGCACGTCGTCTGCGGGCGGCGTGGGCGCGGTGGggtcgggcggcgcgggcggcgcgggcggcgcgtaCGCGGACGGCGTGCGCATGGAGGAGATCGTGGAGGGCGCCGTGGGCGCGCTGCACATCCTCGCGCGCGAGACGCACAACCGGCAGCTCATACGGCAGCAGAACGTCATACCCATCTTCGTGCAGCTGCTCTTCAACGAGATTGAGAATATACAG CGTGTGGCTGCCGGTGTGCTGTGTGAGCTGGCGGTTGAGAAGGAAGGCGCCGAAATGATAGAGGCTGAAGGAGCCACTGCTCCACTCACTGAACTGTTGCATTCGAGGAATGAAG GGGTAGCAACATACGCAGCGGCGGTGTTATTCCGCATGTCCGAGGATAAGCCGCAAGACTACAAGAAGAGGCTGTCCATGGAGCTGACCAACTCGCTGTTCCGCGACGACCATCAGATGTGGTCCAACGATCTCGCCATTCAATCCGATATACAG GATATGCTCGGCCCAGAGCAGGGATATGAGGGGCTATACGGCACACGACCGTCGTTTCACCAGCAAG CTTAA